The DNA region GCGCTGCAGATCATGACCGGTGTATTCAAGGACGCCACCGGTTACAAGCCGCCGGGGCACAACAAGCTTGTGCAGGTATGGAATTGGCTTACCGGGATCGGCCATTGGCAGTCCGCGGCCACCTGGGTCGCCGTCGCGACCATCCTGGTGTGGGCGGTGGCCCGGATGATTCCGAAGATCGAGGCACTGGCCCTGCTGGTCGCCATGGTGGTGGTGAGTGTGGTGGTGGCGATCCTCGGCACCGAGGTTGAGCTCGTCTCCGATATCGCGAGCATCCCCGGCACGCTGCCCGGGCTGTCCCTGCCGAACTGGGACGCCATGCCGCACTTGGCCGCGGGCGCGTTGTCGGTGGCGCTGGTGGCGCTCGCGCAGGCCGCCAGCGTGGCGCCGTCCATGCCGAATCCGGACGGCAGCCGCTCCAGCGTGAACGCCGACTTCACCGCCCAGGGCATCGCGAATCTCGGCGGCGGCCTGTTCTCGGCGCTGCCCTCGGGCGGCTCGCTCTCGCGCACCGGGGTCGCCGCCGGGGTCGGGGCCCGAACCCGCTGGGCCGGTGTGATTTCCGGCGTCTTCCTGGCGCTGGTCGTGGTCACCTGCGGCGGCCTGGCCGAACACATTCCGATGCCGGTCATCGGCGGCCTCATCCTGGTCGTCGGCGGGGAGCTGATCTGGGGCAAGGTCAAGGACATCGGGCTGGTGTGGCACACCTCGAAGCTGTCCACCGCCGCCATGATCGCTACCTTCGCCGCCACCACCCAGCTGCCGCTGCAACAGGCCATCGTCATCGGCGCGGTGCTGTCGCTGCTGCTCTACTGCGTGCAGGCGGCGCGGCAGATCCAGCTGGTGGGACTCACCCGCGACGCGGCCGGGCACTGGCTCACAGCGCCGGTGCCGCAACAACTTCCGCCCGGCGAGGTCACCGTCCTCGACTATCGCGGCACCAGCTTCTTCGCCGAACTGCCGCGGCTCGAGGCCGCGCTCCCCGAAGTATCCGGGGCCCGCAACGCAGTCCTCGTACTGGTCCTGCGGGCCATGCCCGACATCCCCTCCTCGGCCATCCTGCGCCTGCTCGAACGCTACAACCGCCAATTGCGCGACGCCGGAGGACGACTCGTGCTCGCCGGCGTGGAACCGGAACTGGCGGAAGTCATGCAGCACACCGGGCTCACCGAACAGCTCGGCCCCGACGGCATCGTTACGGCCCAACCCGAGATCTTCGGGCCGGTCGCCACCGCCGTCGACCTCGGAAGCAACTGGATCGACAGTCGAAAAACCCAACAATGAGGTGTCCCATGACAGCAGCACCGGTTGACCGCACCGATTTCGACAATGCCGAGCGCGGCTTCATCGCGCGCCTCTCACCCGCCGTGATCCCGGGGAAGAACGGCGGTGTGGCCTACGACGCCGACTCCTTCGACTTCCTGAAGGGCGACGGCGCCGACACCGTACTCCCCAGCCTGTGGCGGCAGTCCCAACTCGTCGCGATGCACGGCCTCTACGAGGTGTGCGAGGGCGTGTATCAGGTTCGCGGCCTGGATATCTCGAACATGACACTGATCGAATCCGACACCGGCGTCATCGTGATCGACCCGCTGGTGAGCGCGGAGACCGCGGCCGCGGCCCTGGCGCTGTACCGCGAGAACCGCGGAGACCGTGCGGTCACCGCGGTGATCTACACGCACCCGCACGCCGACCACTTCGGCGGCGTGCTGGGTGTGGTCGACCCGGACACCACCGTGCCGATCATCGCGCCGGAACACTTCATGGAACACGCCATTTCGGAGAACGTGTACGCCGGCACGGCCATGTTGCGCCGCGGCATGTACTACTCCGGCGCGAATCTCGCGCGCGACCCGAAGGGTCTGGTCGGCATGGGACTGGGACCGGTCGCCTCGGCGGGTGAATTCGGGCTGCTGGCGCCGACTCTGAACATCACCGCCACGGGCCAGGAGGAGGTCATCGATGGAGTGCGGTTCATCTTCCAGATGACGCCCGGCACCGAGGCCCCCGCCGAGATGAACTTCCTGCTCCCCGACCGCAATGCGCTGTGCATGGCCGAGAACGCCTGCCACACACTGCACAACATCCTGACGCTGCGCGGCGCGCAGGTGCGCGACGCCCGCATGTGGTCGCGGTACATCGCCGAGGCGATCGAAATGTTCATCGACCGCGCCGATGTCGTGTTCGCCTCGCATCACTGGCCGACCTGGGGGCGCGACAATATCGAGGAGTTCCTGACCCAGCAGCGCGACACCTACGCCTACATGCACGACCAGACGCTGCGGCGAATGAACCAGGGCGAGGTCGGCTCCGAGATCGCCGAGGACTTCCCGCTCGCACCGGAATTGGCCGCGCAGTGGAACAACCGCGGCTATTACGGCTCCATCAGCCATGACGTCAAGGCCGTCTACCAGCGCTATGTCGGCTGGTACGACGCCAATCCGGCACACCTGTGGATGCATCCGCCGCAGGAACAGGCCACCCGCTACGTGAAGCTGCTCGGAGGCGTGGACGCGACCGTCGCCAAGGTGAAGGAGTTCGCCGACCAGGGCGATCTGCGCTTCGCGGCCG from Nocardia tengchongensis includes:
- a CDS encoding SulP family inorganic anion transporter gives rise to the protein MDTSLSRLRQRLGKPTAKDLTAGMATGLFSIPEGMAYASIAGFNPVAGLYAGVVPPILGSLTASTVLMVTTLTSAIALTGQSAIATAGLDPHDAGNLAALTLLVGVVMVLMGVLRLGVVMSFVSNAVMVGFSTGIALQIMTGVFKDATGYKPPGHNKLVQVWNWLTGIGHWQSAATWVAVATILVWAVARMIPKIEALALLVAMVVVSVVVAILGTEVELVSDIASIPGTLPGLSLPNWDAMPHLAAGALSVALVALAQAASVAPSMPNPDGSRSSVNADFTAQGIANLGGGLFSALPSGGSLSRTGVAAGVGARTRWAGVISGVFLALVVVTCGGLAEHIPMPVIGGLILVVGGELIWGKVKDIGLVWHTSKLSTAAMIATFAATTQLPLQQAIVIGAVLSLLLYCVQAARQIQLVGLTRDAAGHWLTAPVPQQLPPGEVTVLDYRGTSFFAELPRLEAALPEVSGARNAVLVLVLRAMPDIPSSAILRLLERYNRQLRDAGGRLVLAGVEPELAEVMQHTGLTEQLGPDGIVTAQPEIFGPVATAVDLGSNWIDSRKTQQ
- a CDS encoding alkyl/aryl-sulfatase — translated: MTAAPVDRTDFDNAERGFIARLSPAVIPGKNGGVAYDADSFDFLKGDGADTVLPSLWRQSQLVAMHGLYEVCEGVYQVRGLDISNMTLIESDTGVIVIDPLVSAETAAAALALYRENRGDRAVTAVIYTHPHADHFGGVLGVVDPDTTVPIIAPEHFMEHAISENVYAGTAMLRRGMYYSGANLARDPKGLVGMGLGPVASAGEFGLLAPTLNITATGQEEVIDGVRFIFQMTPGTEAPAEMNFLLPDRNALCMAENACHTLHNILTLRGAQVRDARMWSRYIAEAIEMFIDRADVVFASHHWPTWGRDNIEEFLTQQRDTYAYMHDQTLRRMNQGEVGSEIAEDFPLAPELAAQWNNRGYYGSISHDVKAVYQRYVGWYDANPAHLWMHPPQEQATRYVKLLGGVDATVAKVKEFADQGDLRFAAELGGHAVFADPSHAEAKQTLAAVFERLGFGSENATWRNCFLTAAQELMQGVAPTAIAASQAVALAMSITQLFDTLSLNIVGSKAWDEKFSIAWHFTDSGENYRMELSHGALIHHPAARKREADLDVTLTKLGLLQLIATGKFDGLQTKGDTGVWQRLTGLLDKSDPNFAIITP